The following are from one region of the Deltaproteobacteria bacterium genome:
- a CDS encoding transporter substrate-binding domain-containing protein yields the protein MKLRSGLVLCTLVAFLATTPGFAEELSGTLKKVKETGSITMGIRESSYPLSYLDDKQQPIGYHIDVCNRIVSAVKDQLKMPGLKVQQQPVTSQNRIPLVTNGTVDLECGSTTNNEARQKQVSFAVTTFVTNVRMAVKKASGITGLGQLDGKPVATTSGTTSVQLMRAHEKGKHIDFKEVYGKDHADSFLLLETDRAVAFVMDDNLLAGLIATSKKPSDYALVGEVLNVEPIAVMVRKDDPQFKKLADDAIKGMMKSGELEKLYRKWFLSPIPPKNVNMNFPMSEKLKELIKNPSDAPAEAYNKKK from the coding sequence ATGAAACTGCGCTCCGGCCTGGTGCTCTGCACGCTGGTCGCCTTCCTGGCGACGACCCCCGGCTTCGCCGAGGAGCTTTCGGGAACGCTCAAGAAAGTGAAGGAGACCGGATCCATCACGATGGGGATCCGGGAATCGTCGTACCCGCTGTCGTACCTGGACGACAAGCAGCAGCCGATCGGATACCACATCGACGTGTGCAACAGGATCGTGTCCGCGGTGAAGGACCAGCTCAAGATGCCCGGCCTGAAGGTCCAGCAGCAGCCGGTGACCTCGCAGAACCGGATCCCGCTGGTCACCAACGGGACGGTGGACCTCGAGTGCGGCTCCACCACGAACAACGAGGCGCGCCAGAAGCAGGTCTCCTTCGCGGTCACCACCTTCGTCACGAACGTGCGGATGGCGGTGAAGAAGGCGTCGGGGATCACCGGCCTCGGCCAGCTGGACGGGAAGCCGGTGGCCACCACCTCGGGGACGACCTCCGTCCAGCTGATGCGGGCCCACGAGAAGGGGAAGCACATCGACTTCAAGGAAGTGTACGGGAAGGACCACGCGGACTCGTTCCTGCTCCTGGAAACCGACCGGGCCGTGGCGTTCGTGATGGACGACAACCTGCTGGCGGGGCTCATCGCAACCTCGAAGAAGCCGTCCGACTACGCGCTGGTGGGCGAGGTGCTGAACGTCGAGCCGATCGCGGTGATGGTCCGCAAGGACGATCCGCAGTTCAAGAAGCTGGCCGACGACGCCATAAAGGGGATGATGAAGAGCGGCGAGCTCGAGAAGCTGTACAGGAAATGGTTCCTGTCCCCGATTCCGCCGAAGAACGTCAATATGAATTTCCCGATGAGCGAGAAGCTCAAGGAGCTCATCAAGAACCCGAGCGACGCGCCGGCCGAAGCGTACAACAAGAAGAAGTAG
- a CDS encoding amino acid ABC transporter permease codes for MNYHWNWGIFLERIKGGEETYLSWILTGFGWTVSVSLCSWAIALLLGFLVGTLRTAPNRWVARLCNAYVELFRNIPLLVQMFLWFFVVPELLPRGLSMWVKRDMPAKEFATATVCLGLFTSARIAEQVRAGIQSLPRGQRYAGLAMGFTLPQTYRYVLLPMAFRIILPPLTSEFMNVFKNSSVAFAIGVLELTFQARQMQEDSEQGIETYLAVTLLYFICAFIAHRGMSWIEKRTRVPGYIAAAK; via the coding sequence ATGAACTACCATTGGAACTGGGGGATCTTCCTCGAGCGGATCAAGGGCGGCGAGGAGACGTACCTTTCGTGGATCCTGACCGGGTTCGGCTGGACGGTGTCGGTCTCCCTCTGCTCCTGGGCGATCGCCCTGCTCCTCGGCTTCCTGGTCGGAACGCTCCGGACGGCGCCGAACCGCTGGGTCGCCCGCCTCTGCAACGCGTACGTGGAGCTGTTCCGGAACATTCCCCTGCTGGTCCAGATGTTCCTCTGGTTCTTCGTCGTCCCGGAGCTCCTTCCCCGCGGCCTCTCCATGTGGGTCAAGCGGGACATGCCGGCCAAGGAGTTCGCGACCGCCACGGTCTGCCTGGGGCTGTTCACCTCCGCCCGGATCGCGGAGCAGGTGCGGGCCGGGATACAGAGCCTCCCCCGCGGGCAGCGGTACGCCGGCCTCGCGATGGGGTTCACGCTTCCGCAGACTTACCGGTACGTCCTCCTCCCCATGGCGTTCCGCATCATCCTCCCGCCGCTCACCTCCGAATTCATGAACGTCTTCAAGAACTCGTCGGTCGCGTTTGCCATCGGCGTTCTCGAGCTGACGTTCCAGGCCCGCCAGATGCAGGAGGATTCGGAACAGGGGATCGAGACGTACCTCGCGGTCACCCTCCTCTACTTCATCTGCGCCTTCATCGCCCACCGGGGGATGTCGTGGATCGAGAAGCGGACGCGGGTCCCCGGCTACATCGCCGCGGCGAAATAG
- a CDS encoding ABC transporter permease subunit (The N-terminal region of this protein, as described by TIGR01726, is a three transmembrane segment that identifies a subfamily of ABC transporter permease subunits, which specificities that include histidine, arginine, glutamine, glutamate, L-cystine (sic), the opines (in Agrobacterium) octopine and nopaline, etc.) — MVADFDFSVLQPSLTFLWTGFLFSANLTLVAMTGGIVFGTLLAMGRLADLGFVSRAAAAYVNLMRSIPLVMVILWFFLVIPLITGKPVGAERSALITFTAFEAAYYSEIMRAGIQSVSRGQVMAGQALGMTYWQSMGLVILPQAFRNMLPILLTQTIILFQDTSLVYAIGAKDLLKAAEIAGKNYNRPMEMYIFAAVIYFAICLALSTLVKRLQKKIAIVR, encoded by the coding sequence ATCGTGGCCGACTTCGATTTCTCCGTCCTCCAGCCGAGCCTGACGTTCCTGTGGACCGGGTTCCTCTTCAGCGCGAACCTCACCCTGGTCGCGATGACCGGCGGGATCGTCTTCGGCACGCTGCTGGCGATGGGCCGGCTGGCCGACCTCGGGTTCGTTTCCCGGGCGGCCGCCGCCTACGTGAACCTGATGCGCTCCATCCCGCTGGTCATGGTCATCCTCTGGTTCTTCCTCGTGATCCCGCTGATCACCGGAAAGCCGGTGGGGGCCGAGCGGTCGGCCCTCATCACCTTCACCGCCTTCGAGGCGGCGTACTACAGCGAGATCATGCGCGCGGGGATCCAGAGCGTGTCCCGCGGCCAGGTGATGGCGGGGCAGGCGCTCGGAATGACGTACTGGCAGTCGATGGGGCTGGTGATCCTCCCGCAGGCGTTCCGGAACATGCTGCCGATCCTGCTCACCCAGACCATCATCCTGTTCCAGGACACCTCGCTGGTCTACGCGATCGGGGCGAAGGACCTGCTGAAGGCGGCGGAGATCGCCGGGAAGAACTACAACCGCCCGATGGAGATGTACATCTTCGCGGCGGTGATCTATTTCGCCATCTGCCTCGCGCTGTCCACGCTGGTGAAGCGGCTGCAGAAGAAAATCGCGATCGTCCGATGA
- a CDS encoding amino acid ABC transporter ATP-binding protein has product MIEIQGVSKWYGAFQVLTDCSSKVEKGEVVVVCGPSGSGKSTLIKCVNGLEPFQKGEVLVNGTPVADPRTDLPKLRSHVGMVFQHFELFPHMTVLENLTVGQVKVLGRSKEEAREKGEALLDRVGLKEFTGKHPGQLSGGQQQRVAIARALAMDPICMLFDEPTSALDPEMIGEVLAVMQDLAREGMTMMVVTHEMGFARNVAHRVIFMDHGQIVEDTTKQEFFGTPRSERAQLFLSKILSH; this is encoded by the coding sequence ATGATCGAGATCCAGGGCGTGAGCAAGTGGTACGGGGCGTTCCAGGTCCTGACCGACTGCTCGTCGAAGGTGGAGAAGGGGGAGGTGGTCGTGGTGTGCGGCCCCTCCGGCTCGGGGAAGTCCACGCTCATCAAGTGCGTCAACGGGCTCGAGCCGTTCCAGAAGGGGGAGGTCCTGGTGAACGGCACCCCGGTGGCCGATCCGAGGACGGACCTCCCGAAGCTCCGCTCCCACGTCGGGATGGTGTTCCAGCACTTCGAGCTGTTCCCCCACATGACCGTGCTGGAAAACCTGACCGTCGGCCAGGTCAAGGTCCTCGGCCGGTCGAAGGAGGAGGCTCGGGAAAAAGGGGAGGCGCTCCTCGACCGGGTGGGCTTGAAGGAATTCACGGGAAAACACCCCGGCCAGCTCTCCGGCGGCCAGCAGCAGCGGGTGGCCATCGCGCGGGCGCTGGCGATGGACCCGATCTGCATGCTCTTCGACGAGCCCACCTCGGCCCTGGATCCCGAGATGATCGGGGAGGTCCTCGCGGTCATGCAGGACCTGGCGAGGGAGGGGATGACGATGATGGTCGTGACCCACGAGATGGGTTTCGCCAGGAACGTCGCCCACCGCGTCATCTTCATGGATCACGGGCAGATCGTCGAGGACACCACCAAGCAGGAGTTCTTCGGGACCCCCCGGTCGGAACGCGCGCAGCTGTTCCTCTCGAAGATCCTCTCGCACTGA
- a CDS encoding DUF4147 domain-containing protein produces MAPSRKESLLRAFRAAVAAVEPSRLVSGGLTVSAGSLLLSVPGSGAAVPWKDIGKVYLVGGGKAGAAMGNAALLALWGSVEEGVLAVPRGHGGTSGRVRFLEAGHPVPDIGSLAAARDIQALLEVAGPKDLVIALLSGGASSMISAPAEGVTAEQKAEVSRLLLRAGADIASFNTVRRHLSDVKGGRLARAAQPATVWALLLSDVPGDDPSAIASGPFSPDPTTYADAIGVLERYGLLYAVPAAVRWHLLEGDAGRIPETPKPGDPLFRNVSCALVGTNRTAMAAAARALESDDEATEVVLLPGFLKGEARDCARAFCSRLREAAAALPPGGSAALVAGGETTVRVDGNGKGGRSQEFALACAIELSGENGLSVLAGGTDGIDGPTDAAGAYADGTTAARASERGLDARAHLENNDAYRFFGPIGDLVVTGPTGTNVADIVVGFAASPIRR; encoded by the coding sequence GTGGCTCCGTCGCGGAAAGAATCCCTGCTTCGCGCGTTCCGCGCCGCGGTCGCGGCCGTGGAACCTTCGCGGCTGGTGTCCGGGGGGCTTACGGTTTCGGCCGGCTCCCTCCTCCTGTCGGTCCCCGGGTCCGGGGCGGCGGTTCCCTGGAAGGACATCGGGAAGGTCTACCTGGTCGGCGGCGGAAAGGCGGGGGCGGCGATGGGGAACGCCGCCCTGCTGGCGCTGTGGGGCTCCGTCGAGGAGGGCGTCCTGGCCGTTCCGCGCGGCCACGGGGGAACCTCCGGTCGGGTCCGGTTCTTGGAGGCGGGGCACCCGGTCCCGGACATCGGGAGCCTCGCCGCGGCGCGGGATATCCAGGCGCTCCTCGAGGTCGCCGGACCGAAGGATCTGGTGATCGCCCTCCTGTCCGGAGGCGCGTCGTCGATGATCTCCGCCCCCGCGGAAGGCGTCACGGCCGAGCAGAAGGCCGAGGTGTCCCGTCTCCTCCTGCGGGCTGGCGCCGACATCGCCTCGTTCAACACCGTTCGCAGGCACCTCTCCGACGTGAAGGGGGGACGACTGGCCCGCGCGGCGCAACCCGCCACCGTGTGGGCGCTCCTGCTGTCGGACGTGCCGGGCGACGACCCGTCCGCGATCGCGTCGGGCCCCTTCTCCCCCGACCCGACGACGTACGCCGACGCGATCGGCGTCCTCGAGCGGTACGGCCTGCTGTATGCCGTTCCCGCGGCCGTGCGGTGGCACCTCCTGGAGGGGGATGCGGGGAGGATCCCGGAAACCCCCAAGCCCGGCGACCCGCTGTTCCGGAACGTCTCGTGCGCGCTCGTCGGGACGAACCGGACCGCGATGGCCGCGGCGGCGCGCGCGCTGGAATCGGACGACGAGGCGACGGAGGTCGTCCTGCTGCCCGGATTCCTGAAAGGGGAGGCGCGCGACTGCGCCAGGGCGTTCTGCTCCCGGCTCCGGGAGGCGGCCGCCGCGCTTCCGCCGGGCGGTTCGGCGGCGCTGGTCGCCGGGGGGGAAACGACGGTCCGCGTGGACGGGAACGGCAAGGGGGGGCGCAGCCAGGAGTTCGCGCTCGCCTGCGCCATCGAGCTCTCCGGGGAGAACGGGTTGTCGGTGCTCGCCGGCGGGACCGACGGGATCGACGGCCCGACCGACGCCGCGGGGGCGTACGCGGACGGGACGACGGCCGCCCGCGCGTCGGAGCGCGGGCTGGACGCCCGCGCCCACCTCGAGAACAACGACGCCTACCGGTTCTTCGGGCCGATCGGAGACCTGGTCGTGACCGGCCCCACGGGAACGAACGTCGCGGACATCGTCGTCGGGTTCGCCGCCTCTCCTATACGACGATGA
- a CDS encoding lactate utilization protein gives MTGVDLAATFLENAAKAAAGVHTASGVDGLRDVLARIVPAGAQVYCPGTTEAEKAVEGLFPNRVADYAAAAVTVEEVYGGIAETGTLVCSSEGGRAVQAGLLPSHHVAIVRREMILATLTDLFSAVAAAPPTNLTLVTGPSRTADIELTLAIGVHGPERLDIIVV, from the coding sequence GTGACCGGCGTGGACCTCGCGGCGACGTTCCTGGAAAACGCGGCGAAGGCGGCGGCGGGGGTCCACACGGCATCCGGCGTCGACGGATTGCGGGATGTCCTCGCGCGGATCGTCCCCGCCGGTGCGCAGGTGTACTGTCCCGGGACGACCGAGGCCGAGAAGGCGGTGGAGGGTCTTTTCCCGAACCGCGTGGCCGATTACGCCGCGGCCGCGGTGACGGTGGAGGAGGTGTACGGCGGGATCGCCGAGACCGGGACGCTCGTGTGTTCGAGCGAGGGGGGCCGGGCGGTCCAGGCGGGTCTGCTGCCGTCGCACCACGTGGCGATCGTGCGCCGGGAGATGATCCTCGCCACCCTGACCGATCTCTTTTCCGCGGTGGCCGCGGCGCCGCCCACGAACCTCACGCTGGTCACCGGCCCCAGCCGGACCGCCGACATCGAGCTAACGCTGGCCATCGGCGTGCACGGCCCCGAGCGCCTGGACATCATCGTCGTATAG
- a CDS encoding iron-sulfur cluster-binding protein has protein sequence MSHGQTSLRFRENSVRAMGDDALRAAMKHATGTFGSKRAEAFAPVEDVEGLRDRASAIRERVLSDLSGYVDRFVAAATRAGATVHRAVDASAAREIIAKILAGRGAKRIVKGKSMVSEEVELNAHLEAAGMEVVETDLGEYIIQMEGETPSHIIVPAIHKNRRQVGKLFAERLGVPYSDDPQVLTKIAREALREKFLSADAGISGANFAAAETGSLILFTNEGNGRMVTTVPPLHVAILSIEKMIPSLADLPDFIRLLPRSATGQPITSYVSVITGPRKAGDATGAKELHIVLLDNGRTEILAGESRDILKCIRCGACMNVCPVYRTVGGHSYGWTYPGPMGLILTALLTGMANSHPVVDASTLCGACVEVCPVRVPLVDLILQLRRRKVREGFAGPKEMRGMALFGAAAASPGRFALGQRMARILWPFARVLGGKDVAGRMPPPARTPFRRSAP, from the coding sequence ATGAGCCACGGACAGACGAGCCTCCGCTTCCGCGAGAACTCCGTGCGCGCGATGGGGGACGACGCCCTGCGGGCGGCGATGAAGCACGCCACCGGGACGTTCGGGTCGAAGCGAGCCGAAGCGTTCGCGCCCGTGGAGGACGTGGAGGGGTTGCGGGACCGGGCTTCCGCGATCCGGGAGCGGGTCCTGTCGGACCTGTCCGGGTACGTCGACCGGTTCGTCGCCGCGGCGACGCGCGCCGGGGCGACGGTGCACCGGGCGGTGGACGCCTCCGCCGCGCGGGAGATCATCGCGAAGATCCTCGCGGGCCGGGGCGCGAAGCGGATCGTGAAGGGGAAGTCGATGGTCTCCGAGGAGGTGGAGCTGAACGCCCACCTCGAAGCCGCGGGGATGGAGGTCGTCGAGACCGACCTCGGGGAGTACATCATCCAGATGGAGGGGGAGACCCCCTCCCACATCATCGTCCCGGCGATCCACAAGAACCGGCGGCAGGTCGGGAAGCTCTTCGCGGAGCGGCTCGGGGTCCCGTACTCGGACGACCCGCAGGTGCTGACGAAGATCGCAAGGGAGGCGCTGCGGGAGAAGTTCCTCTCGGCCGACGCCGGGATCTCGGGGGCGAACTTCGCCGCCGCCGAGACGGGCAGCCTGATCCTTTTCACGAACGAGGGGAACGGGCGGATGGTGACCACCGTGCCGCCGCTCCACGTGGCCATCCTCTCCATCGAGAAGATGATCCCGTCGCTCGCGGACCTTCCGGACTTCATCCGCCTGCTCCCGCGCTCCGCCACGGGGCAGCCGATCACCAGCTACGTCTCCGTGATCACCGGTCCGCGCAAGGCCGGGGACGCCACGGGGGCGAAGGAGCTGCACATCGTCCTGCTGGACAATGGCCGCACGGAGATCCTCGCCGGGGAGTCGCGGGACATCCTGAAGTGCATCCGGTGCGGCGCCTGCATGAACGTCTGCCCGGTCTACCGGACCGTCGGGGGGCACTCGTACGGGTGGACCTACCCGGGGCCGATGGGACTGATCCTCACCGCGCTGCTCACCGGGATGGCGAACTCCCACCCCGTCGTGGACGCGAGCACCTTGTGCGGCGCGTGCGTCGAGGTGTGCCCGGTGCGCGTGCCGCTCGTCGACCTGATCCTTCAGCTTCGGCGGCGCAAGGTGCGGGAGGGGTTCGCCGGCCCGAAGGAGATGCGCGGGATGGCGCTGTTCGGCGCGGCGGCCGCCTCGCCCGGACGGTTCGCCCTCGGGCAGCGGATGGCGCGGATCCTCTGGCCGTTCGCCCGCGTCCTGGGGGGGAAGGACGTGGCGGGGCGGATGCCTCCCCCGGCCCGGACCCCCTTCCGGCGGAGCGCGCCGTGA
- a CDS encoding (Fe-S)-binding protein, with the protein MKVLLFGTCLVDTFFPGVGEATVRLLRRFGAEPVFPQAQTCCGQPAWNAGYEPEARAAAAHFLSVFDGDDPIVTPSGSCAAMVKHHYPGLFRDDPRMVAKARRAGERIHELSHFLVHVAKAHEAGLRGKGTVTYHASCHLTRSLGVREEPLALLSSLKGATFVPMPDAARCCGFGGTFMAKLPEISCALAEEKAAAIEATGADTVTGCDSGCLMNIADAMKRRGTPVRVAHLAQLLAEGI; encoded by the coding sequence ATGAAGGTGCTCCTTTTCGGGACGTGCCTGGTGGACACGTTCTTCCCCGGCGTGGGGGAGGCGACGGTGCGGCTGCTGCGGCGGTTCGGCGCGGAACCGGTCTTCCCGCAGGCGCAGACGTGCTGCGGCCAGCCGGCGTGGAACGCCGGGTACGAGCCCGAGGCGCGCGCGGCGGCGGCGCACTTCCTCTCCGTGTTCGACGGCGACGATCCGATCGTCACCCCTTCCGGCTCCTGCGCCGCGATGGTGAAGCACCATTACCCCGGCCTGTTCCGGGACGATCCGCGGATGGTCGCGAAGGCGAGACGCGCGGGGGAGCGCATCCACGAGTTGTCGCACTTCCTCGTCCACGTGGCGAAGGCCCACGAGGCGGGCCTCCGCGGGAAGGGGACGGTCACCTACCACGCCTCGTGCCACCTGACGCGATCGCTGGGAGTGCGGGAGGAGCCGCTGGCGCTCCTTTCTTCGCTCAAAGGCGCCACCTTCGTCCCCATGCCCGACGCGGCCCGCTGCTGCGGATTCGGCGGCACCTTCATGGCGAAACTGCCGGAGATCTCGTGCGCCCTGGCGGAGGAGAAGGCGGCCGCCATCGAGGCGACCGGGGCGGACACGGTGACCGGGTGCGACTCCGGGTGCCTGATGAACATCGCCGATGCGATGAAGCGGCGCGGGACGCCGGTGCGGGTCGCGCACCTGGCGCAACTGCTGGCGGAGGGGATATGA
- a CDS encoding TIGR01777 family protein: protein MRIVVSGSSGLVGSALAPMLAAAGHEVVRLVRRAPAPGEKAVRWDPDRGGIDPEGLAGVEAAVHLAGGNIGAARWNPARKALLRDSRVNGTRLLCGALAALPGPPRVLVSASAVGYYGDRGEEELTEEHPPGRGFLPDVCRAWEEATGPAERSGIRVVRLRIGMVLARDGGALPAMLPPFRIGLGGALGSGRQYMSWVALEDVCGIVLHALADERLRGPVNAVAPAPATNREFTSTLARVLGRPAIFTVPAFALRLLVGEMADALLLSSARVVPKRLLETGYAFRSPGLEPTLRRLLGKEKAA from the coding sequence TTGCGGATCGTCGTGTCCGGTTCGAGCGGGCTGGTGGGATCGGCCCTTGCGCCGATGCTCGCGGCGGCGGGGCACGAGGTCGTCCGGCTCGTCCGGCGCGCTCCCGCGCCGGGGGAGAAGGCGGTCCGCTGGGATCCGGACCGCGGCGGGATCGACCCGGAGGGACTCGCCGGCGTCGAAGCGGCGGTCCACCTGGCCGGGGGGAACATCGGCGCGGCCCGGTGGAACCCGGCCCGCAAGGCGCTCCTGCGGGACAGCCGCGTGAACGGGACGCGTCTTCTCTGCGGGGCGCTCGCCGCGCTCCCCGGCCCGCCGAGGGTCCTGGTCTCCGCCTCCGCCGTCGGCTATTACGGCGACCGCGGGGAGGAGGAGCTGACCGAGGAGCATCCTCCCGGCCGCGGATTCCTCCCCGACGTCTGCCGCGCGTGGGAGGAGGCGACGGGTCCGGCGGAGCGCTCGGGGATCCGCGTGGTCCGTCTTCGGATCGGGATGGTCCTGGCAAGGGACGGCGGCGCGCTGCCGGCGATGCTCCCGCCGTTCCGGATCGGTCTGGGAGGCGCGCTGGGGAGCGGGCGCCAGTACATGAGCTGGGTCGCCCTCGAAGACGTGTGCGGGATCGTCCTGCACGCCCTTGCCGACGAACGGCTGCGCGGGCCGGTGAACGCGGTGGCGCCGGCGCCCGCGACCAACCGGGAGTTCACCTCCACGCTCGCCCGGGTCCTCGGAAGGCCGGCGATCTTCACGGTCCCCGCGTTCGCGCTCCGGCTGCTGGTCGGCGAGATGGCCGACGCCCTGCTCCTGTCGAGCGCCCGCGTCGTTCCGAAACGGCTCCTCGAGACCGGTTACGCGTTCCGTTCCCCCGGACTCGAGCCGACGCTGCGCCGCCTGCTCGGCAAGGAGAAGGCGGCATGA
- a CDS encoding PQQ-dependent sugar dehydrogenase, whose amino-acid sequence MRIPVLLIACLSFAGCSGGSPAAPATATVPSPASWPTISLAPVAGGFVQPVDIAHAGDGSGRIFVVEQGGRIRILDNGAALPSPFLDISPRIACCGEQGLLGVAFPPGFSSSARFYVNYTRNPDGATVIARYRVSADNANAADPASEEIVLTVPQPFANHNGGKLAFGPDHFLYIGMGDGGGGGDPLGNAQNPGSLLGKMLRIDVESGVAPYAVPPDNPFLLSSGYRPEIWALGLRNPWRFSFDRRTGDLYIGDVGQGAVEEVDFQPAGSAGGQNYGWNIMEGAGCFGGGACGTDGFSVPVATYDHSQGCSVTGGVVYGGTDEAVLQGIYFYGDFCTGRIWGLRSTASGWDAAELIAPVVPPRNIAAFGEDEAGNVYVANYASGELLKIQSP is encoded by the coding sequence ATGCGGATTCCCGTTCTTCTCATCGCGTGCCTTTCCTTCGCAGGCTGCTCCGGGGGTTCCCCGGCCGCCCCGGCGACCGCCACCGTTCCCTCTCCCGCATCCTGGCCGACGATCTCCCTCGCCCCGGTGGCGGGCGGCTTCGTCCAGCCGGTCGACATCGCCCATGCCGGCGACGGGAGCGGCCGGATCTTCGTGGTGGAGCAGGGGGGGCGGATCCGGATCCTCGACAACGGTGCCGCGTTGCCGTCCCCGTTCCTCGATATCTCCCCCCGGATCGCATGCTGCGGCGAGCAGGGCCTCCTGGGCGTGGCGTTCCCCCCGGGCTTTTCGTCGAGCGCCCGTTTCTACGTGAATTACACGAGGAATCCCGACGGAGCGACGGTGATCGCCCGGTACCGCGTGTCCGCCGACAACGCGAACGCGGCGGATCCCGCGAGCGAAGAGATCGTCCTGACCGTCCCGCAGCCGTTCGCGAACCACAACGGAGGGAAACTCGCCTTCGGCCCCGACCATTTCCTCTACATCGGGATGGGGGACGGAGGAGGAGGGGGAGATCCCCTGGGGAACGCGCAGAATCCCGGCTCGCTTCTCGGGAAGATGCTGCGGATCGACGTCGAATCCGGCGTCGCGCCGTACGCGGTTCCCCCGGACAACCCGTTCCTCCTGTCCTCCGGCTACCGTCCGGAGATCTGGGCGCTGGGGCTGCGGAACCCGTGGCGCTTCTCCTTCGACCGCCGGACCGGAGACCTCTACATCGGCGACGTGGGGCAGGGGGCGGTCGAGGAGGTCGATTTCCAGCCGGCCGGAAGCGCCGGCGGACAGAACTACGGATGGAATATCATGGAAGGCGCGGGCTGTTTCGGCGGCGGCGCCTGCGGCACGGACGGGTTTTCCGTCCCCGTGGCGACGTACGACCATTCGCAGGGGTGCTCCGTCACGGGAGGCGTGGTATACGGGGGAACGGACGAAGCGGTTCTCCAGGGGATCTACTTCTACGGGGATTTCTGCACCGGCCGGATCTGGGGATTGAGGAGTACGGCCTCCGGGTGGGACGCCGCGGAACTGATCGCCCCCGTGGTCCCTCCCCGGAACATCGCGGCATTCGGCGAGGACGAGGCGGGAAACGTCTACGTGGCGAACTACGCAAGCGGCGAACTTCTGAAGATTCAATCCCCGTAG